The genomic interval CCGGTGGCCGAGGCGATGGCTTCGATCTGGATGTCCATGGCCTCGAAGATGGGCCCTTCTTTTTCGGAGCGCACGAACTGCAGCTCCAAGATCCAGTCCACCTGGCCAAAGGGATCGTGCACGGCCACCTCCGCCCGGGGATTCTCGCGGATGTTGCGCACGGTCTTGTTGAAGAACTGGAAGGAGACGGCGACATGCTGGGTGTCCACGTAGTACACCTGCGAGACGACCGTCATATTCGGGACACCGGCGGCGGAGCAGGTCGCCATGCCAGCGGGGATGCCGTTGTCGAGGACGGGCCGGATGGCGTCGGGCAGGCGGTCGAATGTCGTGCTCTGCTCCACGGCTCTCACTTCTCTGCCGGAGGAACGAGACGGGCTCCGGCACCCGGGCCAGGGGTCTGCAAATAGATCTCCTGCACCTCGAACTCCACGGCCAGGTCCGGCTCGACGATGAAGCCACGGATCAGGTCTACGGGAGCTTCCGGGTAGAGCGGCAACATGTCGTGGACGAAGCGCTCGCGCTGGGCGGCCACCAAGGCTCGATCCTCCGCTTCGATGGCGCGCTGGCGCACGAAAACACCCTTGAACTGGTAGGTCTCATGGGCCGGGTATTCCTCGAGGCTGAGGGCGACCTGGCCGTTGCTCTCCAGGTCTTCGAGCAGGTGCTCCGCGAAGAGCGCGGGAAGGTACGCGGTGATCGTCTTGCCGTCCTTGCCGAGGCGCCACCCGGAGACACGGTGCTGGTGTGGCACGAGGTCGGCGTCGCGGCTGGCCATGCCGGCCACGTTGGCGCGTTCCTGCACGAAACGAGCGATCTTGCCAGGAATCATGCGGGCCGGCCTCCGCTCCGTCGTCTGCATGACACGAACCAGCGACGTTAACACTATACCCGAGGGAGCGGCATGATGGCGCCTAGCCCGTGGACGGGAGCGCTAGGCGAATACCGCCGGCGCGGGTACGGTCTCCCTCACGGTGCGGACCGAAAAGGTGGGCGGCTGGTGCGCGGCGCCGACCGCTGGCTGGTGAGCCGTACCGCCGTCGGTGAACGACTTGGAGGTGCCGGCGCGTTGCTCGAAGGCAAGACTTGCGTGATCACCGGGGCCAATCGTGGCATCGGGCGGGAAGCGGCCGCCGCCTTGCTCGGCCTGGGCGCCCGGGTCGTCCTCGTGTGCCGGGACCAGGGGAGAGGTGACGCTGCGCAGCGAGAGCTCCGCGACCGCACCGGGCGCGAGCCGGAACTAGTGGTCGCGGATCTGGCGGTGCAGCATTCGCTCCGCGCGGCCGCCGACGGCCTTGCCCGGCGTCACGAGCGCCTCGATCTCTTGATCCACAATGCGGCCACCATTCCGGCGACTCGAAGTGTCACGGTGGACGGCGTAGAAACCCAGTTCGCGGTCAATCATCTGGCCGGGTTTTTCCTCACCCACCTTCTCCTGCCGCTCCTGCGTGCGGCTCCGGCGGCACGGGTGATCGTCGTCTCGTCGAACGCGCATCGGCGAGGACGGCTCGACTTCCAGGACCTGCAGGCAGAGCGCAGCTATCGCAAGCAACGACGTTACAGCACGACGAAGCTCGCCAACGTTCTCTTCACCTACGCCTTGGCCAGGCGGCTCGGGAGCGGGCCTGTCACCGTGAACGCCGTACGTCCAGGGACGATCAACACGGGGCTCGTGGGCGATTTCCTCCGCCCCTTCGGCTTCCTGCGGTGGCTCTTCGTCGCCAGCACGCCGGCGCGTGGAGCCGCCCCGATCGTGCGCTTGGCGAGCGATGCGGCGCTCGCCGGCGTCACCGGGCAGTACTTCGACCGCTTCCGCGTCGCGCCCTCGTCCCCCATCTCGCTGGACCTGGCACTGCAAGAGCAGTTGTGGGAGGCGAGCGCCAGGCTCACCGGGCTCGCATAGGGCCGAGGCTGAAATGCCGGCCTCAACAAAAGCATTACCCCGAGGGGTTGGATCGGACCCATTGAGGCGTGGAACTGGCGTGGGCCTAGGGTTCCGGCAGCGGCCGGATGTTCTGGTTCATGCGGAAGAGGTTGTCCGGGTCCCACTGGTTCTTCACCGCCACGAGGCGTTTCCACACCGCCGGCGTGTAGGCCTCACGGATGCGCTCCTCACCTTCCTGGCCCAGGAAGTTGACGTAGACACCACGCGCGAAGGGTTGGGTCGCGGCATGGAAGCCACGGGCCCATTCCTGGCAGCGGGCGTCGTCGGCGGGCTGCTGCCAGCGCGTGTGGATGTTGAGCAAGAACGGCGTCCGCCGGTGCGGGTAGGCGGTGGCGTCTTCCGCCACCCGGCTCGGGGCGCCTTCCATGTGGGGGATGAAGGCCTCGCACTCTTGCGTGGGCATGCGGGCGCTCCAGGTGAGGAGCTGCTCGATGCAAGCATCGGACAGCTCCTGCAGATGGTGCGACTTCCAGTAGTTGCGTGCTCCGTGGGGCACCAGGGGATCGAAGCCCGATTGCCACGCGAGCCAGGGATTCGTTCCCACCGCTTCGCCGACGGTAGGCAGGACTTCACGGAGCGGGCGCACCAAGGCCGCGCCGCGCCCCGGATCGCCGAGCCAGACGAAGGGCACGATGACCACGAGCTTGCCATGCACGTCGGGGGGCAGGAAGGGGAGCGGCGGCGCGTGCCGCAGCACCGCCCACACGGTCATTTCGTCCGGGAGGTCGCGCACGTAGTCGCGATGGAAGCGCAGGTAGCGCTCGGCCTCGGCGAAAGGCTTGACGATGAAGCCCGAGTACACCTCGCGGCCGATCTCTGCACAGCGGAACACGAAGGAGGTCACCACGCCGAAGTTGCCGCCGCCGCCGCGCAAGCCCCAGAAGAGCTCCGGATTCTCCTCCGGGCCTGCGTTCACCAGGCGTCCCCCGGCGGTGACGACTTCGGCGGCGAGCAAGTTGTCGACGGAGAGCCCGTGCTTGCGGCTGATCCAGCCGAAGCCGCCACCCAAAGCGAGGCCCCCGACGCCGGTGTGCGAGATGATCCCTGCGGGCACCGCGAGTCCGTGCAGCTGGGTCTCGTAGTCCATGTCCCCAAGGAGACAACCGCCGTCGACGTGGGCGGTCTTGTGCCGCGTGTGCACCGTGACGCGCCGCAGGCGGGAAAGATCGACGACCAGGCCGTCGTCGCACACGCCCGTGCCGGCGGAGTTGTGGCCTCCGCCCTTGACCGCCAGGGGCAAGCCGTGCTCTTGCGAGAAGCGGACAGCTTCGATGACATCGTGGGTGCCGATGCAGCGGGCGACGAGCGCTGGCCGGCGATCGAACATGCCATTCCAGAGCCGGCGGGCATCATCATAGCCAGGAGATCCAGGCAGCACGATTTCGCCACGGAATCGGGCTCGTAGCGCCTCGATCGCCTTGCCGTTCGGCCGGCCCATGGCAGCCTCCGGTGGGAGCCGTCGGGAATACGCCGCGTGGGGCGCAAAATGGCGCCGGAGGCGAGGGAGCCACGCGTTGAAGCGACGCCGGATCCTATGGAAGCCGGGAAGGAAGGTCAAGATAATGGTGTCGTGTGATCGAGTTCGGAGTCAGTGAATGCGCCGGAAGAGACAAAAGCAAGACATCGCCGCCCCACGCGGAAAGCGGCAGGACGCATGGTTTCGGGCGTGCACCGCATGCGCCGTCCTTCTCGGACTTTGGCTCCTCTTCCACGGGATCTCGGATGCCGGTGCGCCGAAGAACCCGTATGTGAAGGACCAGGCCAAGACGAGCACGGCGTTACGAGTCCACTTCGAGCAAACGCTGGCACGGCCAGCGCCGGCCAAGCGACTCTTCGTGGAGGGCTACTTCATGCGTGCGGCGGTCGCGGCGCACGAGGTCCTCGGCGCCGCAGCCGCGGGCTTGGACACGGGCGCTGGTCTCGAGCGTGCGCGCACCTTCGCCGACAGTCTGGTGGCGCGGCAACTCCCGCACGGCTACTGGCCGATCGGCTACGCCACCTCCTGGCTCGCCGACATGGGAGCGGCGCTGGGAGTCTTCGTTGCCCTCGAGCCGCACGTGGACAGCACGCGTGTCCGGGCGTACGTGGGGAGCGTCACGAGATTCTTGCGCGCCATCGAAGGCGACGGCTTCCTTCTTTCGTCGGGCGCTCTGGGTGTCGGCATGCCTGTGACCGACAGCGGGGTCACGAAGGCCTGGCGTTCCGACGTGGGTTGGGCCGACGATCCATACCTGGTGAGCACAGCCCTCGTTGGCATCGAGCTACAAGCCTGGCTTTTCCGCCACACGGGCGAGCTTGTCCACCGCCAGCGCGCCCTGCAGGCGCTGGCCTTCACCCTCGGGGCCATCGAGAAGGACGGCTCCCTTCCCAGCATCGCCCGTGGCGAGGGTGTCTACACGGTGGCGGCCTACGTCGAAGAAGGCTGGATGGCGGCCGATCTCCTGCTCGGAGATCCCGAGGTCCTGGCACGGTTGCGCCAGGCGCTGCCGCCACACGTGGCTTGGCTGCTGCGCACACAGAAATCGGACGGCGCCTGGGAGAGTTCCGTCCGTGGGGACTTCGCGCGTACTCCCGGAATCGTGGATTTCCTCATCTGGTACGACCAGCGTTGCGAGAGCCGCGAAGACGTCCGGGCCGCGGTGCGGAAAGCGAGCCGCATCTTGACCGAACCGAAGCGTTGGCAGGAGCACGGTCTGGAGGAGAGCGGCGATACCATCGAGGTGATGCGGGCCCTGCTGGGTCGGCCTCTCGCGGCTCTCGTGGCCGGCCGGCCGGTTCTGTGAGCAGCCGCGGCACGGCCGCGACCAAGCGCAGGCCCGCGTTCCACGCCCCGCCGCGACCGAGCGCCGGCCGCGCTCCACGCGCCGCCCGACGTCCCGCTGGGCTTGACCTCAAGGCTCGAAGGCGTCGCTCAATTCCTGGATCGGGATGGCGGAGAGGGTCGAGGCGCGGAAATGACCCCGGGCCGCGATGAGGGCGCTCACCTGAGCGGCGGTCTTGGCATCGGGAGCTTCGATCACCGCGACCACGTCGTATTCACCCAGCGTCGCCCAGCCCTGCACGAACCGCACGCCGTGCTGATCCATGATCTGTCGGCTCTCCTCGATCATGGCTTTCAAGTTCTGGATGTTGCGAATGCCCTGATCCGTGAGTTTCGCGAGCCGGATGAAGGAGGGCATCCGTCACCTCCGTCGCCGGGTGGAGGAGTCGGCTGTGATCACGGGGCGATCATAGCATGCGAGCCTCGGCATTCCGACCTGAGGACGCGACCTGGCCCGAAGTGACCTCGGGACGCCGGGTTTGGTCACGGCAGCCGCAGCGAGCGCAGGTCCGAAGCGGCGAGGTCGTGGCCGTTCTCCAGCGCGACGACCCGCCAATGCAGGAGACGCGCTGGCGCGACGGGGCGCCACACCTCTTCCAGGTCGAAGAGCGCGGTGTTGGTCAAGCCCGTGCGGTGCCGGCCGACCTCCCGCATGTCCTGCGACCAGAAGCGCACTTCATAGTCCTGCGCCCCGGCGCACGAGGTCCAATGGATGCGGACGATGGAGCGCACTGGATTGCGCGGGTCGGGCTCGATGCCGGCGAGCGTTTCGAATGCGGAGTCGGAGGCAACGAGGCGCGGCAAGCGTGGGGCCCGCGGGTCGAGAAGAGCCAACGCCACCAAGCCGAGAAGGAGGGCCACCGGGATCGTCCACGGTGGGCGCGCCGACCACTGCGTCAGGAAGCGCGGTTCCGAGAGGGCCATGGCACAGAGATTCCCACAGGTTCGCGCACTCGGCAAGAAAAGGCGCGGTGGTCGCACCGACCCGAACACTGCCGGCCGTCTGGTTGACAGCCTCGGCTCCCCCTGGTTAGTGTGGCGGTGCCCTGACGCCGTGTTCTCGACCCCCGGGCGCGGGGGTCCAAGCCTCGAACGGACGAGCTGGAGAGATGCCCGAGAGGCCGAAGGGGCTCGCCTGCTAAGCGAGTGTGGGGTACAAAAGCCTCACCGAGGGTTCGAATCCCTCTCTCTCCGCCAGAGTCGAACGACCCCAGCCGGTCGTTCGGGAAGCGGAAGTTGCGCCCATAGCTCAATTGGATAGAGCGTCTGACTACGGATCCTCTGAACCGCAGACAACAGGGTGCAACTGCGCAACTTGCGCCCCAGCAGCACCGCCTGATCCGCGCGATGGAACGATGCGGACAGGCAGTGGGCAGGCAGCAGCCGGCAGGGCGACTAGCGACTAGCAGGCTGCCTCGCGCGCGCGACTAGCGGTTAGCGACTAGCAGGCTTCAAGCTAGCAGTCTGTGGAATTCCGGAATTACCTGC from Candidatus Krumholzibacteriia bacterium carries:
- a CDS encoding GYD domain-containing protein, which gives rise to MPSFIRLAKLTDQGIRNIQNLKAMIEESRQIMDQHGVRFVQGWATLGEYDVVAVIEAPDAKTAAQVSALIAARGHFRASTLSAIPIQELSDAFEP
- a CDS encoding FAD-binding oxidoreductase → MGRPNGKAIEALRARFRGEIVLPGSPGYDDARRLWNGMFDRRPALVARCIGTHDVIEAVRFSQEHGLPLAVKGGGHNSAGTGVCDDGLVVDLSRLRRVTVHTRHKTAHVDGGCLLGDMDYETQLHGLAVPAGIISHTGVGGLALGGGFGWISRKHGLSVDNLLAAEVVTAGGRLVNAGPEENPELFWGLRGGGGNFGVVTSFVFRCAEIGREVYSGFIVKPFAEAERYLRFHRDYVRDLPDEMTVWAVLRHAPPLPFLPPDVHGKLVVIVPFVWLGDPGRGAALVRPLREVLPTVGEAVGTNPWLAWQSGFDPLVPHGARNYWKSHHLQELSDACIEQLLTWSARMPTQECEAFIPHMEGAPSRVAEDATAYPHRRTPFLLNIHTRWQQPADDARCQEWARGFHAATQPFARGVYVNFLGQEGEERIREAYTPAVWKRLVAVKNQWDPDNLFRMNQNIRPLPEP
- a CDS encoding SDR family NAD(P)-dependent oxidoreductase, which codes for MRGADRWLVSRTAVGERLGGAGALLEGKTCVITGANRGIGREAAAALLGLGARVVLVCRDQGRGDAAQRELRDRTGREPELVVADLAVQHSLRAAADGLARRHERLDLLIHNAATIPATRSVTVDGVETQFAVNHLAGFFLTHLLLPLLRAAPAARVIVVSSNAHRRGRLDFQDLQAERSYRKQRRYSTTKLANVLFTYALARRLGSGPVTVNAVRPGTINTGLVGDFLRPFGFLRWLFVASTPARGAAPIVRLASDAALAGVTGQYFDRFRVAPSSPISLDLALQEQLWEASARLTGLA
- a CDS encoding pyridoxamine 5'-phosphate oxidase family protein produces the protein MEQSTTFDRLPDAIRPVLDNGIPAGMATCSAAGVPNMTVVSQVYYVDTQHVAVSFQFFNKTVRNIRENPRAEVAVHDPFGQVDWILELQFVRSEKEGPIFEAMDIQIEAIASATGMSGIFKLMAADIYRVRSCRRIEYGGRAAEPA